From the genome of Plasmodium malariae genome assembly, chromosome: 9, one region includes:
- the PmUG01_09050100 gene encoding conserved Plasmodium protein, unknown function yields MKKIKCYGRFLPESKLDKNREQEKHYLRKEKVVSKIYHENVSNLKIYNDIFNKRVKNISAGVSSLLIIINNDENDSDMLTLGGNTSLGIAFYIINDLVYCKKVDYKYVIMFSYFEIIKNRVTDKLKKYILLENYMVDVDRYGTIYDQKNYGKVITNKGKILNYMSLNLDIAGNKKNELLRNNSSSTNEKEECIKEEWNTILAPQNLDDFIKTKKMDKFKKGYTKSRNSCVWNEDEVKKIYLNHKNIKHVFELLYRDSRRGMKSRKKGRSKTNETSETSEAKQTNEAKERKKGKFRGVTYKIFAFDVQSRKECQKDEGNIKNGSIIIVSVNNVKNADSFRSNFLYNFFEFFLRVKEKMHCNSNNINTCFHHNKTKSAIVKYLQNYLWKQSMSPECISTLDFFSFELNFLYISSNISRYNNVNKFIYAYLKYLNESEYFLKLNGAMKYSKSEFYKIEENVYMFKCLLNYYSKFKLFDKDMNCRNANIMNILAILKSSIICSSELRESHYGSTENNINNILNLCRSMSGSDCCNQITRSFSTDIDSNRGLPPNVERKYLSMNKTKTQAKRNSNKFGDIKKISIDDVSKKYMQEEETGKYKIHVHVQDTQDKVEEKLVHMNIKSDIQCDDKVHLNVNLFSKDKRSDIYSFNRYATNKYYTGKYDKKIIKNHEYNHIYSEEESNNVKYDDVLQTRYKHSLENNKSRRNKNEKCKEENMHRESKKLDKIFDSTNENLLKCAMNLFLQDEGKSVHVFSKIDDHNINPFCLKNALRENNRKEKEEEKGKDKKIENEKGKEKKKEKEKKIENEKGKEKKKEKEKKIENEKEKEREKKIFDKNINVWKNDLKCEHVFNDTMTGKKDFVNSYISNKKSGKKFVFTNTLGMVCSQKSASCSDEKDGSSDSARSVAKFLNNIKKNRELLKSISSLDLDLKKGKKKVDNRANIIFDQVEKCLGDEEKKNSGKCKRVLIERERSEYQNEIIRGENEREKRVIKKQRGKRSAKQVEQSKDYMEEQYEKEKKRDVNKLKKKLLPSERNKIHPSNEKKNCILINVCDREKSRCSSSAYKFDGEDIGIKNGEKNKEDYISHLSLNSYKDNKLEENTNGYKDIMNSKSCLTSCISDGKEKDEIYKSVEPSSHMYYVHNSFNASKENYRRNYSSVSETMLSNDDYFKDNKSKKKTDNSNWITNELLEDRKENSDNKGSSSLFISSYQNEEEKKKRLFFFQKGDCVTCEGGKGMNGGAKISKSSLDLILCNKKEEELEDKEVEVEVEDVEVDVEIVKEERRREEMNTMEEAVACKNCIKCECANITKEGESEKGGLSLTSHDFFRAMSGSANNGVIRKGKYLNKSEEEADDKEEVDDKEEADDKEEADNREDTYMYNSPESVFSFSSKNKNSSSKINDDSIGQVVEEIRSNYVLGRASGSTILLEELDKTLDEEKEEERGKTKECIHRKKGINKGTTSDSNSNYSFPCCDSCELDSNKIITEEIDDSIQFYHNNIKKLIKNNIALLKKRHKEDRDDLELLRKIKFAKGILNEYNNFLYNNRSDQTDKFLLLHEIITKNYEHVNRGEIKQLKKKVHDNYNNKHITTGLNKITPNEKLRKHNDCSENISRYQELGKRNINVEIKEDEKGDEKKTMKGNNTIDMERTRNDINIKRKVSKNLKDTFDKDGNYEVKKEKEKYVLIFDEDKIDCDECIGGRSTCPKCERTFLKKKKKKIQNRGAINEICSLNDSKDETRECNTRSYVTDLPNCAISFEDEKCYPNICYKDMDQNNNSDCCSCATTNRTVIDNNVKLPVYENRCANQFDEIRGNFIKKEIQNNYSLFDKCYSTGTSTSSKNKYSSKKLLIGKKRKENILSTHCYKEVCTPVEFSNMVEGENCSRKISSCKNYESAHIRDGKKKNDLSCRDSFNAINKNIIQRNSCLLGPTHASYFVEENMVPPYTDKEIIKGRKETKAVHNIERIITKEETTKYNDKRGMKSERTSLNRNMHLYSTDDCKSEYIYKSEKDDDNFFLLCKEDENIGRYKKDIFRKIKFKERILKKAVKEEKEKLTEIRRKKEKLHAFMSNSIKKYNNREREFAMVRSMILKIKYLEEKKQNKLKKITSELLKIDPLKERMLSLCIRKNHMLKIKKCEKKGHTDTSTSYYLNGEHGIKDSSKNVCKGYPYNLDKNRLAKKNDNLNAENEIETNVEYFFERMLPASHKKNSAQPFRDRSSNSYNEKKKKKKKKKKNIYTYAQKNCGQFYVNSNFKSKYKCNANYNIGDENKRTQNSIIFSDLSENFKTQNKSKNKNKKNNNESDNDIDNNKNNNNNNKNNNDNNKNNNDNNKNINNNENKNNSPISCGNVKSFASIFSKAKLDEIDLNEKNINSSDIILKRKKIAHNITSQDSYIKRNEKEIDEAYSREHNTLEGKEENSTINNSSAHIINKQKEKKKILLAATREETFNTSENFIHKINNRKETADNCCMLHLKNLHTKEEEATILEHLKSSEASEDILNSDIHSRCVSSRGTYRTCTGSRSSTLVNTRNNSKQNNNINKRITSVSKNLLNAPIYEEGQSGRTSNTSYNFYDKFVRAKHRSVNRGNNHKKVDKDNISANSLSGVSSNGFHFITYKNQNILANEESAEDTNNFKIGLDIPFHVRDRTDRIEKRALRRADRTFKSKINNSCKKKKDSNISRKGNCIRRVSSVEIRGEGTENVQERTKRAVKVPLEENPNADVRISLNMINKQMNESKDNKWQGKGISHKRYQKEQIPFEYSLRRYNNFDNSEPKYVHPYFVPWSNGSYENVEKTGNNHVAQIKRNGNINVSYKNRNYNEKGEGKKKLHYEYCNTGYMDGHELINRGNNARSIQSSIEKEILEKKNKISCSNNKTGNSDIHSNNDRCSNNDRRSNNDRRSNNNSMSNNDRRNSNKNVEMIRVKTTISGPKETLIPCINYDTNNYNIKLGWWDFGEKFKLLSNIEKCKENIKEKYYKNRNNCKNRSLTTSTNKYFTKFLPNEYLYVPVTNNNIFKSKNSLKIKSNAVSDFQKLNLRPITGFIQSYKKEKQRQSKVPRAVIKLSRIPYVTSDYSRRRYEEKPEGRRGLSMGQVKLLSDAQGSNLRNSSGFLAKISKKLRGSHNSNCNNNSSNNCSNDNRNCNYHYSSSVRGSDSGRGSDSGRGSDSGRGSDSDNNNNDKDPHYFGRHESESKDILFKCRAKQTHALSSDHIYKKKMKNKNKNMIVNPRLNNIIYDINREKYCSNKYEETPKNFQKYKKMLGNESHIDGSLRTKSNGKRTSPAVNKFWSCPSEANHSVQSLEAESLEAEALEAESLEAESLEAEALEAESLEAESLEAEALEAESLEAESLEAESLETELLETKSLEAGSTSSEGDKCSLRNKNSKELTKKFNKENKNKKEEERLNEKICNPTSSYYRMIHKEGRNMHNNNISYSISSLSSQSESSLINRIKRYDEMGPNEQINERDVFIRYEEDNQIPKIKTAVNCKGIHLKNKKYCAACIPKDSTEYCNMSGGDYINKDAAKSERVSSGRVNSESICNERINIINNENENSENINSEGANNEYTNSEYNLTQNYPQINRNTSLNENYNNYPDEGISEEEICKRSSASISEKQKDYLKNTSYNEHKKYGCNTFQHKLGHTNNNQYMEARNKRSQHYEAQDKNKYDKDYLEKEYDAYFYDSH; encoded by the coding sequence atgaaaaaaataaaatgctaTGGGCGTTTTTTACCAGAATCGAAATTAGACAAAAACAGAGAACAGGAAAAACATTACTTGAGGAAAGAAAAAGTTGTAAGCAAGATTTACCACGAAAATGTAtcaaatttgaaaatttataatgatatatttaacaaaCGAGTAAAGAATATATCTGCGGGTGTGAGTAGCTtacttattataataaataatgatgaaaatgattCGGATATGTTAACATTAGGAGGTAATACATCCTTAGGAAttgctttttatattattaatgattTAGTATATTGTAAGAAGGTggattataaatatgttattatgtttagctattttgaaataataaaaaatagggTTACGGATAAactcaaaaaatatatcttacTTGAAAATTATATGGTTGATGTTGATAGGTATGGGACGATTTAtgatcaaaaaaattatggtaaGGTAATCACTAATAAaggtaaaatattaaactaCATGAGTTTGAATTTAGACATTGCTGGTAATAAAAAGAACGAGCTATTACGGAACAACAGTAGCAGCACTAATGAAAAGGAGGAGTGTATAAAAGAAGAATGGAATACAATTCTGGCACCTCAAAACTTGGatgattttataaaaaccaaaaaaatgGACAAGTTCAAAAAGGGTTATACTAAAAGTAGAAATAGCTGTGTTTGGAATGAGGATGaggttaaaaaaatatatttaaatcatAAGAATATTAAGCATGTGTTTGAATTGCTATATAGAGATAGCAGAAGGGGGATGAAAAGTAGGAAAAAGGGTAGGAGTAAGACAAATGAGACGAGCGAAACGAGCGAAGCGAAACAAACGAATGAAGCAAAGGAgagaaaaaagggaaaattcCGCGGAGTAACCTACAAAATATTCGCATTCGACGTACAATCGAGGAAGGAGTGTCAAAAGGATGAagggaatataaaaaatggttCAATAATCATAGTTAGTGTTAACAATGTTAAGAATGCCGATTCGTTTAGAAGCAATTTTTTGTACAacttttttgaatttttcttaagagtaaaagaaaaaatgcatTGCAATAGTAACAACATAAACACCTGTTTTCATCATAACAAAACGAAGTCAGCCAtagttaaatatttacaaaattatttatggAAGCAAAGTATGTCTCCTGAGTGTATTTCTACCTTggatttcttttcttttgaattgaactttttatatatatccagTAATATTAGtagatataataatgttaataaatttatttatgccTATTTAAAATACCTGAACGAGTCAGAATATTTCCTTAAATTAAATGGTGCGatgaaatattcaaaaagtgagttttataaaatagaGGAAAATGTCTATATgtttaaatgtttattaaattattacagCAAGTTTAAATTATTCGATAAAGATATGAATTGTAGAAATgcaaatataatgaatattttagCAATTTTAAAATCTTCCATAATATGTAGTTCTGAACTAAGGGAGTCACATTACGGATCTactgaaaataatataaataatatccTTAATCTTTGTAGAAGTATGTCTGGATCAGACTGTTGTAATCAAATAACTAGAAGCTTTTCCACAGATATAGATAGTAATAGAGGCCTACCTCCAAATGTAGAAAGAAAATACTTAAGCatgaataaaacaaagaCACAAGCAAAAAGAAATAGTAACAAATTTGGagatatcaaaaaaattagtattgATGATGTGTCAAAGAAGTATATGCAAGAAGAGGAGACaggaaaatacaaaatacatgtacatgtacaggATACTCAAGATAAAGTTGAAGAAAAGCTTGTGcacatgaatataaaaagcGACATACAGTGTGATGACAAGGTTCATTTAAACGTAAACTTGTTTAGTAAGGATAAAAGAAGTGATATATACTCTTTCAACCGGTATGCAACGAATAAGTATTACACAGGAAAGTATGATAAAAAGATTATAAAGAATCATgaatataatcatatatatagtgAGGAAGAAAgtaataatgttaaatatGACGATGTTTTACAAACTAGATATAAACATTCGttggaaaataataaatcaagaagaaataaaaatgaaaaatgtaagGAGGAAAATATGCACAGAGAGAGTAAAAAGCTcgataaaatttttgataGTACAAATGAGAACTTGCTAAAATGTGCGATGAATTTGTTTCTTCAAGACGAGGGGAAATCAGTACatgtattttcaaaaattgatGATCACAATATAAATCCCTTCTGCTTAAAGAATGCATTAAGAGAAAACAATAGGAAGGAGaaagaggaagaaaaagggaaagacaaaaaaatagagaacgaaaaagggaaagagaaaaaaaaagagaaagagaaGAAAATAGAGAACGAAAAAgggaaagagaaaaaaaaagagaaagagaaGAAAATAGAGAacgaaaaagagaaagagagagaaaaaaaaatttttgataaaaatattaacgtATGGAAGAACGATTTAAAATGTGAACATGTGTTCAATGACACTATGACGGGGAAGAAGGATTTTGTTAACAGCtatataagtaataaaaagagTGGGAAAAAGTTTGTTTTCACTAATACTCTGGGTATGGTTTGTTCGCAGAAATCAGCTAGCTGTTCTGATGAAAAAGATGGTAGCTCTGATAGCGCTCGTAGCGTAGCAAAATTTctaaataacattaaaaaaaatagagaacTTTTGAAAAGCATTTCTTCATTAGATttagatttaaaaaaaggaaagaagaAAGTGGACAACAGAGCAAATATCATATTCGATCAAGTGGAAAAATGCTTAGGagatgaggaaaaaaaaaacagtgGTAAATGTAAAAGGGTTCTTATAGAGAGAGAGAGGAGCGAGTATCAGAATGAAATTATAAGAGGTGAAAATGAAAGGGAAAAGCGAGTGATAAAGAAGCAGAGGGGAAAAAGGAGTGCGAAGCAAGTAGAACAATCAAAGGATTACATGGAGGAGcaatatgaaaaagaaaaaaaaagggatgttaataaattaaagaagAAATTACTTCCAAGTGaaagaaacaaaatacaCCCAtcgaatgaaaaaaaaaattgcattttGATTAATGTTTGCGATAGGGAAAAAAGTCGTTGCTCATCTAGTGCATACAAATTCGATGGTGAAGACATAGGTATAAAAAATGGAGAGAAAAACAAAGAAGATTACATTTCACATTTATCTCTAAATAGTTATAAAGATAATAAATTAGAGGAAAATACGAATGGATACAAGGACATTATGAATTCAAAAAGCTGCTTAACTTCTTGCATTTCAGATGGAAAAGAGAAGgatgaaatttataaatcAGTCGAGCCATCGTCACACATGTACTATGTACATAATTCGTTCAATGCCTCCAAGGAAAATTATAGAAGAAACTACTCCTCTGTGAGTGAAACTATGCTTAGTAATGATGATTATTTTAAGGacaataaatcaaaaaagaaaactgACAATTCAAATTGGATTACTAACGAATTACTTGAAGACCGAAAAGAAAATAGCGACAACAAAGGAAGctcttctctttttattaGTAGTTATCAGAAtgaagaagagaaaaaaaagcgtctttttttttttcaaaaaggtGATTGCGTTACATGTGAAGGTGGAAAAGGAATGAACGGAGGCGCTAAGATTAGTAAGAGTTCACTGGATTTGATTCTATGCAATAAAAAGGAAGAGGAATTGGAGGACAAGGAAGTAGAAGTAGAAGTAGAAGATGTAGAGGTAGATGTAGAAATTGTGAAAGAAGAGAGACGTAGAGAGGAAATGAATACAATGGAAGAGGCTGTAGCTTgtaaaaattgtattaaaTGCGAATGTGCCAATATTACAAAGGAGGGTGAATCTGAAAAGGGAGGATTATCCCTCACTAGTCACGATTTTTTTCGCGCAATGAGTGGTAGTGCTAACAATGGTGTAATCAGAAAGGgaaaatatttgaataaatCTGAGGAAGAAGCAGATGATAAGGAAGAAGTAGATGATAAGGAAGAAGCAGATGATAAGGAAGAGGCAGATAATAGGGAAGACACCTACATGTACAACTCCCCTGAAAGTGTGTTTTCATTTTcgtcaaaaaataaaaattcttcaAGTAAAATAAACGACGATTCTATTGGCCAAGTTGTAGAGGAAATTAGGAGCAATTATGTACTAGGTAGGGCAAGTGGTAGCACAATACTTTTAGAAGAACTCGACAAAACATTGGATGAGGAAAAGGAAGAGGAAAGGGGGAAAACGAAAGAATGCATTCATAGGAAAAAGGGCATAAATAAGGGAACTACCAGTGACTCTAACTCAAATTATTCATTTCCATGTTGTGATAGCTGCGAGCTTGACAGcaacaaaattataacagAAGAAATTGATGATAGTATAcaattttatcataataatattaagaaattaataaaaaataatatagcaTTGTTGAAAAAAAGGCATAAAGAAGATAGGGACGACTTAGAACTTTTGAGGAAGATAAAATTTGCAAAGGGTATTTTAAACGAATACAATAATTTCCTGTATAATAATAGGAGTGATCAAACAGataagtttttattattacacgaaattattacaaaaaattatgaacacgTAAATAGGGgagaaataaaacaattaaaaaaaaaggtacacgataattataataataaacatataaccACTGGGTTGAACAAAATTACACCAAATGAGAAGCTAAGGAAACATAATGATTGTTCTGAGAATATATCTAGATATCAAGAACTCGGAAAGAGAAATATTAATGTTGAGATTAAGGAAGATGAAAAAGGGGATGAGAAAAAAACAATGAAGGGAAATAATACTATAGATATGGAAAGAACAAGGAacgatataaatataaaaagaaaggtttcaaaaaatttaaaagatacATTTGACAAAGATGGAAATTATGAagtaaaaaaggagaaagaaaaatatgttctCATTTTTGATGAAGATAAAATCGATTGTGATGAATGCATAGGGGGTAGGAGTACATGTCCCAAATGTGAACGcacctttttaaaaaaaaaaaaaaaaaaaattcagaaCAGAGGAGCGATTAATGAAATTTGTAGCTTAAACGATTCAAAGGATGAAACGAGGGAGTGTAACACCCGCAGCTATGTAACAGATTTACCAAATTGTGCTATATCTTTTGAAGATGAAAAATGTTATCCAAATATCTGTTATAAGGATATGGATCAGAATAATAACAGTGACTGTTGTAGTTGTGCCACTACTAATAGGACAGTTATTGACAATAATGTTAAACTTCCTGTTTATGAAAATAGATGCGCCAATCAGTTTGATGAAATACGCggaaattttataaaaaaagaaattcaaaataattattcattatttgaCAAATGTTATAGTACAGGGACTTCTACATCatcaaagaataaatattccTCGAAAAAGCTACTAATtggaaagaaaagaaaagaaaatatattatctacACATTGTTATAAAGAAGTGTGTACACCCGTCGAATTTTCAAATATGGTTGAAGGTGAGAACTGTTCTAGGAAAATTAGCagttgtaaaaattatgaaagtGCACATATTCgagatggaaaaaaaaaaaatgacttATCATGCAGGGACAGTTTTAATgcaattaataaaaatataattcaaagAAATAGTTGCTTACTAGGCCCTACTCATGCTTCATATTTTGTTGAAGAAAATATGGTTCCCCCTTACACTGAcaaggaaataataaaaggtaGAAAAGAAACTAAGGCAGTTCATAATATAGAGCGtataataacaaaagaaGAAACAACTAAATATAATGACAAGAGAGGAATGAAAAGTGAGAGAACTTCCCTTAACAgaaatatgcatttatattcAACTGATGATTGTAAAAGtgagtatatatacaagaGTGAAAAAGATGacgataatttttttttactttgtaAAGAGGATGAAAACATAGGAAGGTATAAAAAGGACATATTtcgtaaaataaaattcaagGAGAGAATTCTAAAAAAGGCTGTAAAAGAGGAGAAAGAGAAATTGACTGAAATTCGacgtaaaaaagaaaaattacatGCTTTTATGAGCAATTcgataaagaaatataataacaggGAAAGGGAGTTTGCTATGGTGAGAAGcatgattttaaaaataaaatatttagaggaaaagaaacaaaataaacttaaaaaGATAACGAGtgaacttttaaaaatagacCCTTTAAAAGAAAGAATGTTAAGCTTGTGCATTAGGAAAAACCATAtgcttaaaataaaaaaatgtgaaaaaaagGGGCACACAGATACTTCTACTTCCTACTACTTGAATGGCGAACATGGTATAAAAGATAGCAGCAAAAATGTGTGCAAAGGTTATCCGTACAATTTAGACAAAAACAGAttggcaaaaaaaaatgacaattTAAATGCGGAAAATGAAATAGAAACAAATgtggaatatttttttgaaaggATGTTACCAGCGagtcataaaaaaaatagcgcACAGCCATTCCGTGATAGGAGTAGTAACagttataatgaaaaaaaaaaaaaaaaaaaaaaaaaaaaaaaaaatatatatacatatgcacaaaAGAATTGTGGACAATTTTATGTCAACtcaaattttaaaagcaAATATAAGTGCAACGCTAATTATAATATAGGTGACGAAAATAAGAGGACACAAAATTCCATCATTTTTTCAGACTTGtctgaaaattttaaaacacaaaataaaagtaaaaataaaaataaaaaaaataataatgagagTGATAATGATATtgataacaataaaaataataacaataataataaaaataataacgataataataaaaataataacgataataataaaaatattaacaataatgaaaataaaaataattcaccCATCAGCTGTGGAAATGTAAAATCATTTGCGTCCATATTTTCCAAAGCAAAACTAGATGAAATtgatttaaatgaaaaaaatataaacagttCGGACATAATtctgaaaagaaaaaaaattgcccATAATATTACATCACAAGATAGTTATATAAAACGCAACGAGAAAGAAATAGATGAAGCCTATTCACGTGAACATAATACATTAGAAGGAAAAGAAGAGAACAGTACTATAAATAACAGTAGTGcacatattattaataaacaaaaggaaaaaaaaaaaattttattagcTGCAACTCGGGAAGAGACTTTTAATACCTCCGAAAATTTCatacacaaaataaataacagaAAAGAAACTGCTGATAATTGTTGTATGTTACatctaaaaaatttacatactAAAGAAGAGGAAGCAACTATTTTGGAGCACCTCAAAAGCAGTGAAGCTAGTGaagatattttaaattctGACATTCATTCGAGGTGTGTAAGTAGCAGGGGTACATATAGGACTTGCACTGGCAGTCGATCGAGCACGTTAGTTAACACACGCAATAATagtaaacaaaataataatataaataaaaggatTACAAGTGTTAGTAAGAACCTATTGAACGCTCCCATATATGAAGAAGGACAAAGTGGAAGAACAAGTAACacttcatataatttttatgataaatttGTTAGGGCCAAACATAGGAGTGTAAATAGGGGAAACAATCATAAAAAGGTTGATAAAGACAATATCAGTGCCAATTCGCTATCAGGGGTTTCATCCAATGGTTTTCATTTCATTACATATAAgaatcaaaatatattagcgAATGAAGAAAGTGCTGAagatacaaataattttaagatAGGACTGGATATACCTTTCCATGTGCGTGATAGAACTGACAGAATAGAGAAAAGGGCACTGAGGCGTGCTGACAGAACTTTCAAgagtaaaattaataattcttgtaaaaaaaaaaaagactcaAATATAAGTCGCAAGGGGAATTGCATCCGTAGAGTAAGTTCAGTGGAAATAAGGGGAGAAGGAACAGAGAACGTGCAGGAAAGAACAAAGAGAGCTGTAAAAGTCCCCCTAGAGGAAAATCCTAACGCTGATGTTCGCATATCCCTTAATATgataaacaaacaaatgaaTGAATCAAAAGATAATAAATGGCAAGGAAAAGGAATATCTCATAAGAGGTATCAAAAGGAACAGATACCTTTTGAATACTCATTAAGgagatataataattttgataaTTCAGAGCCAAAATATGTTCATCCGTATTTTGTTCCCTGGTCGAATGGTAGTTATGAAAATGTTGAGAAGACAGGAAACAACCATGTAGCACAGATAAAGCGGAATGGCAATATAAACGTGAGCTATAAAAACagaaattataatgaaaaaggagaggggaaaaaaaagctCCATTATGAATACTGCAACACTGGTTATATGGATGGTCATGAACTCATAAACAGGGGAAATAATGCCAGGTCAATTCAAAGTTCCATAGAAAAGgaaattttggaaaaaaaaaataaaattagctGCAGTAATAACAAGACCGGTAATAGCGATATACACAGTAATAACGATAGATGCAGTAATAATGATAGACGCAGTAATAATGATAGACGCAGTAATAACAACAGCATGAGTAATAACGATAGACGAAACAGTAACAAAAACGTTGAAATGATTAGAGTAAAGACTACCATTAGTGGACCTAAGGAAACTCTCATCCCATGTATTAACTATGacacaaataattataatattaaattaggGTGGTGGGATTTCGGGGAGAAGTTTAAGCTACTTTctaatattgaaaaatgtaaagaaaatattaaagaaaaatattacaaaaatagaaataattgtaaaaatagaTCATTAACTACATCAACTAACAagtattttacaaaatttctACCAAATGAATATCTGTACGTGCCCGTAActaacaataatatttttaagagtAAAAATTCGCTTAAAATTAAGAGTAATGCTGTAAGTGactttcaaaaattaaatttgaGACCTATAACAGGTTTTATAcaatcatataaaaaagaaaaacaaagaCAGAGTAAAGTACCCCGTGCTGTAATTAAACTATCCAGAATCCCTTATGTTACTAGTGATTATAGTAGGCGTCGATATGAGGAAAAACCTGAAGGAAGGCGAGGGTTAAGTATGGGACAGGTAAAACTCCTATCAGATGCACAAGGGTCGAATTTACGTAATTCTTCCGGATTCCTCGCTAAGATATCGAAGAAATTAAGAGGGAGCCACAACAGTAATTGCAATAATAACAGCAGTAATAATTGCAGTAATGATAACAGAAATTGTAACTATCATTATAGTTCTAGTGTTAGAGGTAGTGATAGCGGTAGGGGTAGTGATAGCGGTAGGGGTAGTGATAGCGGTAGAGGTAGTGAtagtgataataataataatgacaaGGATCCTCATTATTTTGGGAGGCACGAATCTGAGTCCAAAGATATACTCTTTAAATGCCGAGCGAAGCAAACACACGCACTGTCAAGCGATcacatatacaaaaaaaaaatgaaaaataagaataaaaacatgATCGTGAATCCACGgttgaataatattatatacgatattaatagagaaaaatactgttctaataaatatgaagaaaCACCTAAAAactttcaaaaatataagaaaatgttGGGCAATGAATCCCATATCGATGGTAGTCTACGCACAAAGAGCAATGGAAAAAGAACCTCACCCGCTGTCAACAAATTTTGGAGTTGTCCAAGCGAAGCGAATCATTCAGTACAGTCGCTAGAAGCAGAGTCGTTAGAAGCAGAGGCATTAGAAGCAGAGTCGTTAGAAGCAGAGTCGTTAGAAGCAGAGGCATTAGAAGCAGAGTCGTTAGAAGCAGAGTCGTTAGAAGCAGAGGCATTAGAAGCAGAGTCGTTAGAAGCAGAGTCGTTAGAAGCAGAGTCGTTAGAAACGGAGTTGTTAGAAACCAAATCGTTAGAAGCCGGGTCCACTTCAAGCGAAGGAGATAAATGTTCACTTCGTAACAAAAATTCAAAAGAATTAACTAAAAAGTTcaataaggaaaataaaaacaagaaaGAGGAAGAACGCttgaatgaaaaaatatgtaaccCCACTTCATCATACTATAGGATGATACACAAAGAAGGAAGAAATATGCATAATAACAACATTTCATATAGCATATCTTCATTAAGTAGTCAAAGTGAATCATCGCTGATTAACAGAATCAAACGTTACGACGAAATGGGACCTAATGAGCAAATTAACGAACGTGACGTATTTATTAGGTATGAAGAAGATAATCAGATTCCGAAAATTAAAACTGCTGTAAATTGTAAAGGCATAcatttaaagaataaaaaatattgcgCTGCTTGCATTCCCAAGGATAGCACAGAATACTGTAACATGTCCGGAGGggattatataaataaggaTGCAGCAAAGAGTGAAAGAGTAAGCAGTGGAAGAGTAAACAGTGAGAGTATATGCAACGAACGTATaaacattataaataatgagaatgaaaatagtgaaaatataaacagtGAGGGGGCAAACAATGAATACACAAATAGTGAATACAACTTAACTCAAAATTATCCTCAAATAAACCGCAATACCagtttaaatgaaaattataataattaccCAGATGAAGGGATCTCGGAAGAAGAAATATGTAAGAGATCTTCTGCTTCTATCAGTGAAAAACAGAAGgattacttaaaaaatactagttataatgaacataaaaaatatggttGTAATACGTTTCAGCATAAATTAGGTCatactaataataatcaGTACATGGAAGCACGAAATAAAAGAAGCCAGCATTATGAAGCACAAGATAAGAACAAGTACGACAAAGATTATTTGGAAAAGGAATAtgatgcatatttttatgatagtcattaa